GGATATTCGTGACACTTCTGAATATAAACATTTTCTAAGGTAATCTTCGCCCCCACCTCCccaccaaaaaaagaaattctttATTACTTGCAACTTTCAGCTACTAGCTTGTATTTTGGCTGCAATATGATGCTGACATTGGGCTGATAAATTAGGGAAGGACGCAGTCGTGCACTACGGAACCTTGCTACTGAAGTCCTTGGAGTGGAGATACAAAATGGAGAGCATTGCCCAGTTAGTTCTATGCTTTTTAATGACTTTATTGTGCTCTTTTTCGTTTCTTGTAGTTTCTCATTCTAAACAGTGGAATCCTTACTGTATGTGCTTTAGTATACTGTTATGGACCTCCAAGTATTACCTTGTGTTTGAGTTTGGCTTTACAGActgaatctaaaaaaaaattcaatcttgtAGGAGCATGTCAGTTTATTATCCTAGGTCCATATCCTAATGAATTCTATCTTTTATCCATCTGCATATTTTGTAGATAGAAGATGCCCGTGCTGCTATGATGCTTTACCTAAAGCACAGAAAAGAATGGGAAAAGAGCATCAAGGACTTTGCAAGGCTGAAGGAGAAACAGAAAAAGCgtaaaccaaagaaaaaaaagcgGAGTTTGAGAAGACCTGCGTCTGAATAATGCTTCCTAATGAGAGATGATCACTCTAGTTTATCTTGTTGCTCGTTACATGTATCAAATTACTGACTAGGGTGGAGCAGACAGAGAACTGACTAAACATGGTAAATGATTGCTGTGGATGTGAAATGCTCAAATGAAGAATTATAATTAGATCCTCTCTCTCTCACTGTCATTGCCTGCCAGAACTTTGTGCTCGCCAGACCTTATTAGTCAGTTTCAAGAATCATGACATGGATCCACCCAAGACTGATTCTGCTAGTGAAAGGAGGAACATATCATCTCTTTCGTGCTTTTTCACTGCAAAACTGCCAGTCTTTGGTACTAGATTCATATATCCTAAGCCTTCCTGTTGGCGCTTTTCTAGAGTTGTGATTacaattttggatttttttgctTACAACATTCCCCAGGAGggcttttatttgattttgattgaaGTTGTTGCTACAGGAGAGCTTGTATCAtgtgaaaaaaatattggaCTATGGAGTTACTGTGATGGTAGTTGAAAAGTTGTGGTGATAGTCTACTTAATGAAATTGCAGATCATTGTTATATCTCTGCTTCTTTTCTATAGTTGATCTTATGCTTGCTAATTGCTATACCAAAAAAATCATCAGACAATTAATTGAGAAGTGTATGGtaataatttcatattgatgatatatatatgtctTCTTATTCTTTTGTTCAATTATAATCATTGAATAATTTCATATTGAATAGGTTTCCTTCTGTCTTCTTAAATATCATCAAAGGAATAAGAAGACAATTATTTAACACCATACAagatttatatcaatttttttcctaaatgATTTGGGTCAACAAAGCTGCAATTGGACTCCTAACAGAGTACTTGGTAGATTTCCATTTCAAGAATCCTTCTACATCAACAGTGCCTGATGAACGATTAACTATTTGAGTAAACGTTACTTGGTATGACATCTTCTGATTTAGTTCCGCGAACTTCAGAACTGAAGGTTCAACTTTAACATCAACACCTGGTGGTGAAACAACATCCACAGTGTAAGATGATTTAGCTTCACCAACATTTGTAACTGTCCGCGTGTATGTCTGAGGAGTTGATCCAAGTATAATAGAAAACGAAGGATAATTTAGTTGTCCTTGTTGAATACTTCCTACCTCTGAGCAATTGATCTTTCGTTGCACAATAACTCCAACCTCCCGGTTTGTATAGTTCAAACCACATAAATAAGGTACATAGTCTTTAGGTTGGATATCATAAACAAGTCCTGGATCATTTGCTTTAGATGGATTTACATGACCTGAACCAATGGCAAAAAGGTTAGCTGGTTCATGATTTTCATCTTGGATGGTCTTTTCCCCCAAATTCACAGTATCTGCGGTTGTCATAATTGCAGACTTAATCATTGATGGAGACCAGTTTGGATGGGAACTTTTAAGCAATGCTGCTACTCCACTTAGGTGTGGGCAAGACATTGAGGTGCCAGATATAATGTTGAATGTAGGTTTTGGTTCGGTATTGTTCTCTACAGAGGTAGGCCATGCTGCAAGGATATTAACTCCAGGGCCTATAATATCAGGCTTTAGAATGCCAGGGGTTGCTCTGCTAGGACCGCGAGAAGAGAAAGAAGCAATGACCGGAGCATTTTTGTCTCCGATTATAGTCCCTTGGAATGTTATGGTGGCTAAAGGATTTGATGTTGACTTTATATATGCAAGAATTTTTTGACCATCTGCATATGTAACATCGGTAGCTGGGAGTACATGTGCATCAGCTGATGTTGTGAAACCATCTTGTATACGATTCATTAGTATCATCGCGATACCTCCTGCAGCTTTCACTGCTTGACCTTTGTCTACTCTTGTTACTCCACCACCAACTTCACACAAAACAATCTTACCTGTGAGATCTGTTTTGTTCAGTGACGTTGTGCTGCAGTAAGGATCGTTAATATCACTTTGATTTGAACCACCAGCATAAACAAGAGGATACAAATGAGAAGAGAAATCCTTTGGTTGAAAAGCTGATTCGCCTTGAAACATTTCCTTGTTTCCGAGTACTGCAGTAGCCTTGATATTCCTATCAAGGGTACTTGCACCAACAGTGAGAATCCATGGGGCTTCATTTGCTACAGATTTAGGAGTTGGACCGCTGTTACCTGCAGAGCAGCTAACGAAAATCCCCTGTTCCATTGCACTATATGCCCCTAGTGCAATTGCATCATCATGAAAAGATTTAGTACTTCCACCAAGCGAGAGGGAGAGGATATCCACTCCATCTTCAATTGCAACATCCATCGCGGCCAATATATCACTCTCCGAGCAACCAACACTAGTACATACCCTATAAATAGCTAAGTGTGCAAGAGGTGCAACACCAACCGCTGTGCCATTAGCATTTCCATAAACATTAGCATTCTTAACAAAACTTCCGGCAGCAGTACTCGCGGTGTGAGTACCATGACCATCATCATCCAATGTTGTACCCTTTCCAAAGCTAAAAGACCGCGCTCCAATCAACTTGTTGTTACAAAAAGTAGAATTGAACTCACACTTACCTTTCCATTTAGCAGGAGGAGGAGGCATTCCTTCATCGTTAAACGAAGGATGATCATGAGCAATACCAGTATCCAATACACCTATGATCACACCTTTTCCATAGTTAGAATCTCTCCAAAATCCCATATTTTGTTGCAAACCAAGAAAACTCGGAGTATGAGTAGTGTGCAAAGACAACACCCTTTGAGGTCGCGCTGAAATGAATCCTTcttttttctccatttctttcaattcctcGTCTGATAATTTAGCTGCAAAACCTTTAATCACATTGTGGTATGCATAAACCATACGCGTATCTTCAATTGAATTGGCTATAGTTGTTGGCAAAAATGAATGGTACCAACTATCTAAATCCATTGTTGATGTCCTATGAGTAGAAATTTGACTATTTGGAGATTCAACTTGAACAATGTAAGTTTCCAAATTAGTGGCCATTgttgaaaataaagaattaaagaATATGATGAGTAAAAAAGGGATTCTAATTTGAAATTCCATTTTTGATCAAGAATTGAAtgatttttgtaaatattatgtatgaactaagaaaaaaatttgttggtggagtttgaatttttttagctagtatatatagtgtttggcATTTTAATTAACGCGGTAAATCCACCATCATATAGTTTTAATTGGTCAATTAATGAAACATTCTTAGCAAATTAAACATCATTAATTAAAGTTAAATGGAAGAAGTCTTCTATAGAAATAATATAGTATCTATATATTACCAGGGTATGCTTCTTTTGAACAGCTCAAAATTAGAGGGAAGACAAATTATATGAATTAGTAGTAGTCTAATTGGATTTTCTTAGAGAAACTACATGTCATTTCTTGTTTTGATTTATAATGTATctttattttgcatttttttgaatttgtttgtCATACATGACCATTTCTTTGAGACTATCGGCTCTAAGGGTATATTTGGTACGGAAGAAAATGCTTTTCTCgaaaaaatgtgtttttcttGTGTTTGGTGAGTAAGTAGAAAATATTGACGGGAACATGTGGGGATGACGGCTATGGAGGGTGGGGGGAGTATGTTCTTGAAgacatttttatcatttttaaagaACACGTGTTCAGCGCAGACAAAAAATACTACGTGATTCTTTCCatctgtcctagccttggtggttagagttactagATATCTATTAGGATGTTACTTGTGGAAGGTGATATATATCCCGTGAAATTAATCGATGTGCGTGAAAGTTGGCCTGGACACCACGATCATAAAAAAAACCATGTTTtctactaaaaataaatattctctGAAAAAAAGTTGACCAATCATGAGAGAATTagtaaaacatttttttattttcctcccTACCAAATACACCCTTAAATGCcttgtttgatttcttttgattattatattataagagTATTTGACATAATTTGAACACAAGTGTTATTATTATGAACTAATGTATgttgaattatttaaaaatctaaGTAGTTATAGTTAGACTTTTATCCTTTTCATTCTTGGTGGTCGTATGAGGTTGGCGGAGTTGTAAAATTGACATTTGGAGTTAAAAACTTCACCTTTACTAAATCAGTTGATAAACTACGAAATCAACTTGAAAATACACAGAAAAATGCTTCGATCATCAGCAGAAATACTTATGCAAATGGAGAAAACGAGATGAAAAGGATGAATTTTGGGTTTCTTACGTTTTTAGGAGGGAAATGGAGGAAAACCAAGAATTGGGGGTTGAAGTGGGTGGGGGACCCGCGCGTGCAATCACGTGATACAATTTATTTGGTTTATGTGAACATGTCAGCGTGTGTAgtaaatagagaaataaaatgTTCAGGGGTGATAGAATACCCGTGCAGTTGAAGTGTGTAGTTGGGATTTTGGATATAGGTTGGGAGGTTTTTAGACCGTTTCCTCTTAGAAAAACACACAAAGAggattaaaaaagaattacaaGGCTTATtcatataaaattgaaatataactCTTTAAGTTAGTAATCAAATTAAAAGTTTAAGCCATAAGCATTTTCAACcatcttatttttaattagaaattttgaattctaaCCATGTTCGGTGTTAGGAAGGTTTTATTTCTAATAcgaaataaaagagaaaaagacaaATAAGCCCCTAGGTTGCAATACTAGCACTTGTGAGAAGCAGCCACGGTGCCAATATTTGTCTGTGCGGATAAAATAGCAGACACGTTCACTTCACTCTTCCCTTTTTTGCATGTACACTCTTATACTGAACATTGAACAATATGCATCCATTTTCCCCAAATCACTGAATTTGCTGTTCAATTTCTGTGCAAAACAATGATCCGATTGATATCTCGGAGGATTGAGATTGGTACTGGTGATGGAGGAATTTCGAATTTAGGTTTTGACAAAAGAGGTATTGTTACGAGCTGTAGAGCTGTGTTGTTGCCGCGATTTGGTGGACCGGAGGTGCTTGAGTTTCGTGACAATGTAGCTGTTCCTGATCTAAAACCTAATCAAGTGCTTGTTCGTGCTCGTGCTGTTTCAATCAATCCACTTGATACCAGAgttagttcaatttttttattttccaatttcatttgtttattCTGATTGGTTGGAAATGTAGAGCGAAATCGACCTGTAGTATAATTTCGTGTTAGTATAAGGAACTATGTGTTTTTCAGTTGAGAAATCGACTTGTCTCGTtgggataattatatgaatCCTATCTAATTTAGACTATTTTTATGTTGGCTGTCATTTGCCTCAACCTATAGTTAGTGCAATTGTTATTTGAGTGAatggtcaaaaacacacctaaaatattgagtttttttgagtttcataacTATCACCAAATGTTTATTGAAACACACCTCAGTAATCCGTTGCACTTTTTCTATTTGAAATATCACCATCGTTCAGGTAGGAAAAGTGAACAACTGATAGTTGAGGTGTGTTATAATAAGCATTTGGTAATAGTTCAAGTAGGGAACTCACACGCCTAATAGTTCAGGTATGAAACTCAGAAAGTCGTTTGACCCTTCTGATTAGAAATGTTGCCTAATTGACCTATAGTACAATTCTTTGGTTGTAATTGGAACTCAGTGTGTTTTTCAGTAGATATGTTTAATCCGTTATACCTCAATTTCTGTCTGGTTAGGATGATTATATGAATCATCTCTTATTTAGACTATTTTTTGTGCTGGCTGTCATTTCTGCTTTATTTTGCGTAGGACCAACTATACTTTTGAGAAACTTAAATAGGTGGAGTTGTCTGACAATCTCAGAAAATTCAGGCGTGTCCATACAATGTGCTTGAGGTTGAAGGTGAATAGAGGAAAAGGGGATATGTGAGAAAATTGTTCAAGTTAGGGCAAAATTTTATGCCTTTAAGACCTAGCGATCTATggttttcatttctttcttccttttgtttttctctGAGAAAGCATAGAGACTTCCATTTtagagaattcttgaagaaatgATCTCTTAAACATAGCGGAGCATCTTTGATCTATGTTAttgattcctttatttctttgtttatgCTCCACATGGCAGTTGTTGAATAAGTAAACCGCTTCTTAAAGTTGATTATGAACAAAGATTTTTCTGATCattcatatattaataaaaatgaaggTATAAGAACTTGTTAAGTGAAAACCATGCTTCCGGATGAATACAGTATTACTGTGAAGTGAATGCAATGCAGATAACatctaaaataaaatgtgttatattttttttctctttttttacaATGGAAGAATTTTTTATACATGCGTCAATTCAATGTGGATACGATATTAGTTTGATGGATACaaatttttcttattatacTATTAGGAACTGATAATAGTTATAAAGCTCGTGCAAATGTTTCCTCTAAATCTATTGGACTTATTTGTTCCTGGGAAGCTATGCCATTGAAATTGTGATCCTCACATTATTTTGCATTGAGCATTTAGTAGATGCTTTAATATGTTTCAGATGCGATCAGGATATGGACGTTCAATTTTCGAACCACTTCTACCATTGATTTTGGGCCGAGATATAAGTGGTGAAGTTGCAGCTGTTGGAAATTCTGTCAAGTCACTTACAGTTGGGCAGGAGGTATTTGGTGCTCTGCATCCAACCGCTGTGAGGGGTACTTATACTGACTATGCTATTCTTGCGGAGGATGAACTTGCTCCAAAGCCGGGATCACTTTCACATGCGGTATGTTTTCTGTTTGGTTACATTTAGTCAGACCAACTTCCTAAGAATACTTTTCTGCTCTTAAAAATTTTTCTGGCTATTTGCGATCAATTATAAAATCAGCGTCTATCTTGTTTCCTACTCCTTATACTGTTACTTTTATTAGATGCCCTCCCCACCCCTCAGCCTGCTGATTAAGTTATCAATTTCTGAAATTCATTGTTGTTGGATTAATATCCCTGTCAATTTTCACACTTGTTATCTGCATCCTGTCACATCACA
The DNA window shown above is from Solanum stenotomum isolate F172 chromosome 6, ASM1918654v1, whole genome shotgun sequence and carries:
- the LOC125868957 gene encoding subtilisin-like protease, with the translated sequence MEFQIRIPFLLIIFFNSLFSTMATNLETYIVQVESPNSQISTHRTSTMDLDSWYHSFLPTTIANSIEDTRMVYAYHNVIKGFAAKLSDEELKEMEKKEGFISARPQRVLSLHTTHTPSFLGLQQNMGFWRDSNYGKGVIIGVLDTGIAHDHPSFNDEGMPPPPAKWKGKCEFNSTFCNNKLIGARSFSFGKGTTLDDDGHGTHTASTAAGSFVKNANVYGNANGTAVGVAPLAHLAIYRVCTSVGCSESDILAAMDVAIEDGVDILSLSLGGSTKSFHDDAIALGAYSAMEQGIFVSCSAGNSGPTPKSVANEAPWILTVGASTLDRNIKATAVLGNKEMFQGESAFQPKDFSSHLYPLVYAGGSNQSDINDPYCSTTSLNKTDLTGKIVLCEVGGGVTRVDKGQAVKAAGGIAMILMNRIQDGFTTSADAHVLPATDVTYADGQKILAYIKSTSNPLATITFQGTIIGDKNAPVIASFSSRGPSRATPGILKPDIIGPGVNILAAWPTSVENNTEPKPTFNIISGTSMSCPHLSGVAALLKSSHPNWSPSMIKSAIMTTADTVNLGEKTIQDENHEPANLFAIGSGHVNPSKANDPGLVYDIQPKDYVPYLCGLNYTNREVGVIVQRKINCSEVGSIQQGQLNYPSFSIILGSTPQTYTRTVTNVGEAKSSYTVDVVSPPGVDVKVEPSVLKFAELNQKMSYQVTFTQIVNRSSGTVDVEGFLKWKSTKYSVRSPIAALLTQII